A window of Streptomyces marispadix contains these coding sequences:
- the aroQ gene encoding type II 3-dehydroquinate dehydratase has protein sequence MPHSDDVPVLVLNGPNLNLLGLREPGIYGKETLAAIEELCRETARAHGLTADCRQSNHEGVLIDAVHEARTAHRAIVINPAGYSHTSVALRDALAAVELPVVEVHLSNIHKREPFRHHSYVSAVADTVICGAGSHGYALALAHAATLVRGR, from the coding sequence ATGCCGCACTCCGACGACGTCCCCGTGCTCGTGCTCAACGGCCCGAACCTCAATCTGCTCGGTCTGCGGGAGCCCGGGATCTACGGCAAGGAGACCCTGGCGGCGATCGAGGAGCTGTGCCGGGAGACGGCGCGGGCACACGGGCTGACGGCCGACTGCCGGCAGAGCAACCACGAGGGCGTCCTCATCGACGCCGTCCACGAGGCCCGCACCGCACACCGCGCGATCGTGATCAACCCGGCGGGATACAGCCACACCTCGGTCGCGCTGCGCGACGCGCTCGCCGCCGTCGAACTGCCCGTCGTCGAGGTCCACTTGTCCAACATCCACAAGCGGGAGCCGTTCCGCCACCACAGTTATGTCTCGGCCGTGGCCGACACCGTGATCTGCGGCGCCGGTTCACACGGCTACGCCCTGGCGCTGGCCCACGCGGCGACACTGGTGCGGGGGCGCTGA